CAACAGCTTGAGCACTATAAAAATCTTACTCTCTtacatttcatcaacaacattaaaacACAGAATATTATTATCACTAGAAAATTCAGGTAGCAAAATATGGCATTGGCATTCAGTTGGAGGCTTGCTTTTGTAGCTCTActagtgttggaaatgatggcTTCCCAAGCCACATCTCGCACCTTGTATGAAGCCTCAATGGTCCAGAAACACTAGCGGTGGATGGCTCGCTTTGGGCGTGTGTACAAACATGATGTAGAGAAAGCAAAAAGATtcaaaatattcaaagacaATGCTGAGTACATTGATTCCATCAATAAGGCTGGGATCAAGTCTTACAAGTTAGACATCAATGAATTTGCAGATTTGACAAATGAAGAATTCAAAGCCACTCGCAACGGGTATAGAATGCCTTCCCATCAGAAATCGGAAACAACATCATTCAAATACGAAAATATAACTGCTCCAGCTACCATGGATTGGAGAAAGGAGGGTGCTGTTACTGGAATTAAGGACCAAGGGCAGTGTGGTAAGTCAAACTAACACATCATTATTTAACCTCCTATAAATTTATCTGCAGCACTTAAACTAATCGACCTTATTATAATGTAGGATGTTGCGGGGCTTTTTCTGCTGTTGCTGCCACAGAAGGAATCAACAAGAACAAAACTGGTAAGTTAATCTCTTTATCCGAACAGGAAGTCGTGGACTGTGACACAAGTTCCGATATGGGATGTGAAGGGGGTCTCATGGATGATGCATTTAAGTTTATCATCAAGAACCATGGGCTTACTACTGAATCAAATTACCCGTACGGAACTGATGGCACTTGCAAAACTGGCGAGGAATCCAACCAAGCTGCCAAGATTACTAGTTACGAAGATGTTCCAGCTAACAGCGAATCTGCTCTACTAAAAGCTGTAGCTAACCAACCTGTATCAGTCGCCATAGATGCTAGTGGAGCGGATTTTCAGTTCTATTCAAGCGGTGTTTTTACTGGAGAATGTGGAACTGAGTTAGATCATGGTGTTACAGCAGTTGGATATGGTGAAGCTAGTGATGGGACGCAGTATTGGTTAGTGAAGAACTCTTGGGGAACTAGCTGGGGCGAGAATGGTTACATTAGAATGCAAAGAAACATAGATGCTGAAGGACTTTGTGGAATTGCTATGCAAGCTTCTTATCCAACTGCTTAAGTTAATAGAAGTTTTGAGCAAGTTTGGCTCTTCTCTAAAGACCATTGTTGGTCACAATGTTCATAATATATGTGGTGTGTCCAGAATTCTGTGTATGCTATAGACTTGTTTCTACAATTTAAGTGTTAAACCAAAGCTTGTATGTAAAAAGACTGGTAATGTGATGAAACTATACTATATTGCCTTTCAATCTCTGTGTAGCCCATAGTCTCGGATCGTTTCTTGGTGGCTTTCATACAAGCACTGGACTAACCAAACAACTTATTGAATTTAGTACTCATTTAAACTACTGACTATTGTTCTCTGTGTTTTTGACTGATAAGCTTATCACAGAGGTATCAACGGTAGTGAATCCAGAGTCTTACAAACACATAATCATAACAATCAACTGATAAATGTACAAGAGGAGGGTGAATGAATGTTTTTGGATTTTTCAGCTAAACTTATAAGCTGTTAGCTCACGCAATTTTCAATCAACTTGAAATAGTTTCCACTTATTCAAACTTCAAACTGCAACCATGCATTCAAAAATTGTTTCAAAATCAGTTAAGAATCGAGGTTAAAATAAATAGTTTCTACTATTCATTTGATCAATGAAATAAGTTGGATTAGCATACTAAATAACTCAAgatatatataataatgtagAAGCTCAAGGAGATATGTAAAAAAGAGAAAGACACAAGGATGATGTAGTCTTCCACGAGTTTTTAGATAAGCATCCAATGTCTTCCGCAAGTCCTCCATCTATTAAATTGCAGTAGCTGAGATCCAAAAGCTTCAGTGAGCGTAACCCTCTAGCAAACGGAGGGAACACTAAATAGACTGCAGCTTGGCCTTCTTCATACTGGTCTTGAAAACCTCAAGGATTTAAGTTAGTTCAACCTTACAATGGAAGGCGGAGGTCATGAAATTAGAGTACTTTTGGCATCAAGATTCTCTAAGTTCTTTAAATCCTCTATACTTTCCGGCAAGGTTTCAAGTTATAGATTCTTCAAACTTGTCAACTTACAAATAATGTTAGGAAGAGTTACCATGTCTTCCAACCAGCTGATTTTACAATAGCAGTTTCCTCATCCCGGAGGATTTTAGGTTGATCTCTAACAAGCAATGCATGCTTCCAAGGAAATGTGGAAAACTTTCTAAACTGGAACACTATTCCAAATCCAGATATTTAAGAGATACCGTGTGAACCTACTTGGAAGCCTCTTAAGGTTCTTGAAATCcttcaaatttaagaaaatgagCATTTTGCAATACCCCAAGGATTGGTCAACCTCTTCAAGATTTATACATCCCTTCAGATGCAAAGTCTCCCAATTTGGCATTCCCGTGAAATTTGGTGTCTATATCTTTTAGAGAGGCTGAGAATAAGCGTCTTCAAATTTGTCAAATACTGTCcgcaacaaatacatatacctgagatacacaaacacacacacacacacacataactACAAATAGATGGGTGATGCCCGTGCATAGCAATGATATTATTCAGCCTTGTGGTTTTTTAGGGTCTTCAAACCAAAACGCATGAATTTCATAGCAGAGACTCTCTCTTTTCTAATAATGGGATACTAGCatgaaaaaaaatctaaatactttatttttacaGAAAATAACTCCAAACTCcataaattaaaataactaCAAATATGTCTATAtcaaaagaagattaaaaagTTACAAGCAAGCTTTCACTAAAACTGAATATTCTCAAATGAAATTATAATACTCATATAAGCAACGTGCTATTGAGAGAATTTGGTGGTAGTTGTAAGCGGATTCACAAGCATTGCCTCTAAAGAGATGTAGCACTTGACTTCCTAACTGTGTCAATCTTTGCTTGCAAGATTTGTTAGATGGACTAGTGTAGCTCAAAGTATTATAGAAGGTCCTTTCCTTTGTTTGGAAGCCTCCCTTTTAAAACCACATTCACAAAGATTTCTTCTCTAGCTAGCCTCAGTATACTTGGCTAATCCAATCCCAATAAGGAAACGAAGTCTTGTGCTTTGGGGAAAATTTTAGATGTAGCGAAAGTTGGAAGCTAGCACTGCGTATACTGAAGTTGTTTCTCCcttatttttctgaaattttgaatGTCATTTTAGCAAGATTTTGTTTATTGAGgtgaaaaagaaagacaatAGCCTGTCATTTAGTTCCTTCTCCAAGTCAAGCATTAGCATAATACATCAATTAGTAAATTAAACTAACCCTCAACTCAGACTACAAAATCCCCTTCCCCTCATTTATCTCCTGCAAAAGTTAAACAgttaaatataagaaaacaaatAGACAAGTTTTCACCTTTAAGTGGAAGTGGCCACGTATTTATAACTTTCATGAATATTTGATTGTTATATTCCAATGTTGTACAAAAATATTGTCTAAAAACTTCTTCAGCAAATTATACAATTGTTGAGGCTGTAGACTCGAGCGTCGTACTCAAAGTAGAAAATCTGAATGGCTTTGCTGGTTGCTCCAAAGTGTTCAATGGCGATCCTTCTGATCGTGATGGAGAACCTATGAAAGGTTTTGGTGGGATTTGCAAGGTCTCCAAGCTGCTTTCTAACATTTCAattaccttatcaatggctgGCCTTTGCAAGGGGTCTGTTTGGATGCACCACAAACCAACTAATATCATTTTCTTCGcaatctcttcttcttcattggtCATCATATCTCTTATATTTAGGTCTTCATCCAGCAAAATTCGTTGATAAGCCCAACGTGGAAAGTATATCTCACTGTTATGGCTTCTTTCATCATTGTAGTTCTTTCTTCCTCCAACCATTTCGAGAACCATCATTCCATAGCTGTAAACATCAGATTTGTGTGACACTCCTCCAAAATTTCTACTAAACACCTCTGGAGCTATGTAACCGATGGTTCCTCGAGCTTCCATTGTAGACATTATGCTCTCTTTTCGAGTACAAAATTTTGCTAAACCGAAATCAGATATCTTGGGACAAAAGTCCTCGTCCAGGAGAATGTTGTGAGGTTTTATGTCAAAATGCAAAATTCGGGAGTTGCACCCTCTATGCAAATATTCCAATCCTCGAGCTACCCCGAGTGCAATTTTGTACAACATCTCCCATTCCATGTTAGAATCTTCATTGTATATGTGTTTATCAAGAGATCCATTTGGCATGAACTCATAAATAAGAGCTTTTTCCCgactattcaaacaaaatcCCAACAGATTAACAACGTTGACATGAGAAGTTTGACCGATGCTTGCAACTTCGTTAATGAACTCTTCTCCATTCCCCTTCGTCTCTTTTAAGATCTTCACAGCAACAGGATGACCATTAAGGTTACCTTTGTAGACCCCTCCATAACCcccttctccaagtttctcttTAAAGGAATTTGTCATTTTCTTAATGTCTGAATAGCTATATGCCGTTGGGGCTAGGGATCCATACTGCCTCAGCAAGACTTCAACATTGTGTTTTCTTGTTGACGTCTTCTTTGTTTTCCTAATTCGTAAGCAGCACATCAAGCAGCAGGTTACCGCTAATGCAGCTCCAACCGCAGATAATGCTATGAAtggacaaaagaagaaaagaaggcGTGTGAGGTCAGCGATCAGTATCAGATAAACTATTTTTATGTAAATGCAGTTGAATCAACTGCTGCAACAAGAAATGCTTATTGGCTTTTCTTGAGGAGAAGAAGATAATAAGAGAAATCAAGGTGCCCAAATTCAAAAAATAGTCACCTATTGCAACCTTCAATCCGATTCTTTTACTTCCTGAAACGGGGACATAAAAGGTGATCATCTGataccaaaaaataataatgaatcTCAATAAAGTGTAACTAGTCAACTGCTATCACCTAAGTCTTGAACACTTTTTCCTTTGATATGCTCAATACACAACAGAAGAAATCATTGAAAAGGGAAGTTggcttgccttttttttttttttttttccctcaattTAGGAATTAAGGAGATATTCTCTAATCAATAAATGGAAATCTGGTCAAACAtggatttaaaacttataatttCTAGAATTACCATGAAGGCATGTTTTGGGCTGGGTTTGGTCTTTGCAAATGCACATAAACTCATTACTTTGAGCACCACAGTGCCCTCCACTATTCTGGCAATCTCTACAATTAGTCCCATCCCACTGCAGAAAGAATCCCCCTAGCAGAACTTGTCTGTAATTCATTTTTAGCAATCTATCTAGAGAATCAACCTCAACAAGGGCATTAACAGGATCCTGACACGATTCGACTGAATAGTTATAGTACTTCAGAAGATCAGCTTTATAAACCGCAAAAGAATATTGGCTGGTATTGCTGGCACAATCCAAAGCATATGTCTCTCTTGCATAACGTTGAGTGCAGtcatagaagaagaagagatcTTTAGTGTTAGGCCCCGAGGAAAATGGAGTACCCCTGATGCTAAAATTATGTCTTGGTACTGGACATCTGTTGTCTTCATCAATCACATCTGCTTTGGCTAGCAGAATCGAATGGTTTGTATAAAATACTTCTTTAATAATAAATTCCTCCCCAGAAATATGAAGAGATGGTTTTAGTTTGTTGCAGGTGACATTAAAAGCTGGTAAGCCACAGTGGGATGGTTGTTTATCAGGAATCCAAAAGGGGTATGATATCTTCACCCCATTACCACAACTCTGTGTAATGCAAGCGCTAGAATTGAGGTACATAGACAGAGTGCCATCTGCTAAAGTGAAGAACAGAATGGCAATGAAAAGAACAGAAACAGATTTCTCGGCCATGAATAGGCTTTGAAGGTTTCATATGATGTctaaaaacaagaagaaaggaCTAAGGGAGAAGGGAAAACAGGACAAAAGATATTTCTATTTCTGCTTCTACTATATGGAAACACGAGTTCCATCAGGCAGGACCGTCGTTCTCACAGAAAAACTTTACCATGGGTGAGGCATAAATATGATATGGTGTGTGAAGAATTATTTTATTACAATTATATTGTGGGCCCCATCACTTTATCTTTCTTCCagctcttcttttcttcttcacgtttttttgtcatttctctctcctctttcctattttttctcattttttttttaaaatcaactcTATTATATGcagattaatttttttaaagatattttttcaatttttcttaaaaaatcagtTAAATAGGattgattttaaaaaagaaaatgagaaaaaataggaaagaggagagagaaatgacaaaaaaaacgtgaagaagaaaagaagagtaGGAAGAGCATAAAGTGGTGAGGCCCACAATATAATTGTAATAAAATAATCCCTTACATACCATGTCATATTTATAAAGTTTTTCGTCCTCACATTGCAAATCATTGGTTATCACTTACACGTGGGTGCTACTCCTTTTCCTTGGCTAATCCCACATTTAATGCTCAATTCCTTTTCTTGAGTGTTGACGTAGGCCCCTACAAATTTTTGTGAATCTTTTTTAAGCCCTTACTCctttctatttctattatatatatatatatatatatatatattcgctcactccattcacttttattttacattattttaaaaataaatttccacTTTTTCCAAATCCAATATAATTATACACtaattaatatgagtattatgaTACATTATGCActccatttattatttcttaaggagtgtgcaAAGGGGTATTTTGAGCTTTTATATTTGGTTCAATATAAAAAGTTTTTACAATTAAGTAAATATTAATagctttatttctttctttcaaatttacccttatttagataaatgaatttttatataaataagaaattatattaaattagtACTATTTAATTAAGAATAATTTAGTGAAAATGCTTCCTACTCTCCAGGGGTGAGTAATATTTTAAAGGCTGTGTTTGAGCTAAAAAAATCGTATAATATAAACCTGAGGGAGTATCAGATTACTCTTTACATTTTTTGTCATTAAACCTTTTAGTAAAATTTAAGTTACTATGTACACATTTTCGTTTCTAACTAGAGCATTAATAAGATTTTACTAATTACTCtcttttcatttcaatttacGTGGTACTTATCATTTTTCGAGACTTAATTTGATTAAATCTTGAAGTTAAATTAATTTAGATcaacataatatttttaattaaaattaagatatttaaaaactatacaATAAGtacaataaattacaattttaacTGAGGATTAATATTTTTAAGCATAAACTATATGAGAAGAACCAAGTTGATTTGTGAGgttcatttaatgaattttttttcttaatttcatctaAAACTAAACTTGAATCACCTTATTTAACTAACATAAACTCTTACAGTATAAAATATCATGAGTGAAATTACAACTTAATAAATACCACGAAATTTGTTTCTATCTATAAGTAAAGAACTTATATACtcacaaattcatgaaaaatcattatttttatgttttatgattttcaccGAGTTGTAATTATTTATAATCCTATAATTTAGATCATGTTACGTTACAAAATGTTCAGTCGCTTGTATCTGTGATATTTGATAATTCTCTCGCCAAACTTCTTtcatcataaataatattttgtttaaaaattatcTAATTAGGGGATTAAGTAACTTAAATAACTATTAAGACTTATCAACAATACATATTTAACATGTCACTTATACATATTTAACATGTCACTAATattaattatgtagaaaaaaaatatgatacaAATTATACTTCCTAAATTAAGATTATTACTACTTATATATCTCGAGTTTGGGCCCGGACTTAATTTATTCGATGGGGGTAAACCCttcttattctttaatttttagaccgactaaaaaaaatatatcacataaattaaaataaaaaaagtactATTTTTTATGTTGGACCCGTACATTCATCATCTAGTTGGTATAGAAGAAAGCATTGGGAGTATAGTTGTAAACAATTGGTGTAATGATTAATCCGCTGGCTTTAATGTGAATCAGATGACTTTGTACAGTTATCATTGACTTGACTCCTGTCCTCCAATGCAATGATCCAACGTTAGATTTCTTTTTGACCATTTGAGATtgttctttaactttttttaagaTTACTTTTTGACCATTTGAAGttgttaaatttatttttgactaTTTGAGGTTGTtctttaacctttttttttagatttcttTTTGACCATTTGgttgttctttatttttatttattttatttattgggCGAATTCATACCACTAAACAAAGTGTCTAGCGGCCTTTtattaagaattaaaaaaaattctcaataGGGATAAGTACAAGAAAGGAGGACTAAGCCTTTCGAGGGTGGTTCTTACAATtataaagtcactcaactatgaGGAAGTATATAGCAAAGTCGAATAACTTTATtttgtatcaataaaatcactctACTTAAGGCTTTAGGTCCACCCACTCCTCATCACGGGCACCACCACTTTCTTCTCACAAATACCATACCAATTGAGATGTTCCGGCTCATAATCCTCAGCATAAATATATGACTTGTTTCCACCTGAATTTAAGCAATCTAACGGTCGAGCAGAATCTGGAAGAGAACCGGTAcagtttgtcacaccccaaccttgggaGGTGTGGCCGGCACTCGGCAAccgaatgtcacgacccgactaggggccatgatgggtacccgaggctgaccaccgagcaccactcattctattactcatcatactcatcctacattcattcattattctctTGCTTTTAATCATAGGAAAGCcctttttcactttgaaacatatttacctttatatacataagcctttCGGCTTTCaaaatagtatacatatacaatgaggaaatcgtgagaccatactacccacacatacgtatctacgagcctctactagagtactagacatctggacggaaCAGGACCCtatcgtgcccaaaatatatatatacataaaataataatcaatggcacctccggaacaatggagtgctctcaaagtctgctgatagctcctacgaatctggatcaccaccctgtctacctgtgggcatgaatacAACGTCcaagaagaaaaggacgtcagtacgagcattgtactgagtatatgaaaggcatgaataaaatgagcataataaagaaatcatgaaacgtaaggtgaagatataacctgcttagcttttaagagtaaatgcattttaaacatatcacatatatcaacatcattaacccgcgtccgggtaaccatcatacgtcacccactagtggtgatcatgtccagcctctaggctcggtgtactcacaagcagcccgcattagcggtgacatgtccggccattcaGGCACGGTGGAACCATAAGCAGCCCgtcttagcggtgacatgttcGGCCATcgaggcacggtggaatcgtgtCATCATGAAttcatcataaacttatcatcatcatacattcgtCATAGAACATGCATTAGAGCTTAAAGAcaatctataactatatcggggtgacataaggtcaagaacccccgattacattatggagtgatcatattcatcatatctcaccttggaagaacGAACATTGTAAGGTGAGAGTGTACACAACGAACAACATCAAAGGATcatacttaggatcattaacctCATGGATATCATATCTTGCTTTAGAATTCCTTAGACTTAaattcatcatcattatcatattcatgacatatctcttatctttacctCATAAGGAGCTCTTTATCGACGTAGACTCATAGTTCATGGAatataagaaagtcatggagagataggggaattcatgtcatagggatcatgccttagaaaagaagggactagccgcACATACCTTATATCTCTTCAACTCTATCGTCTAATTGCGTGCCTCTTTAACTTGCGATTCTACCTGAAACACttgggaacaagccttgagtcactctactccattagaatgaaatcctcctcttgcatgccaaagaaattcttactctccacaaaccctaataggcttcctagtatgtgaatctcttaaatcttggcttttgatcttgatttcttggtatagATTGTTATAGAAATAGAGAGAGGGTTTTAGAGAGATGTAGAGTCTGTTTTGGGgagaaataataaattaaaacgtgggagcttatatttataaccAGGGCTGGAAACTTCCAGATCCGcgggtcgacggctcgtcgacgtgtcgacgctCCGTCGACATGCGCCGTCGATTCTCCGCCTGAGATGTCTGATTGCAGAACCTCATCGACGGTGCCAggcgacggctcgtcgacgtgtcgacggtccgtccctTGGGCCGTCGACGCTGACTGGTTTCAACAGTTTTCTGAGCTGCTCCGTtttgctccgattcgattcgtttcacttctaattccctcATAATGTCAAGAATACATACTTATACTCCTGTACACATACAAAGTAAAATATCTCGTGACCAAAGCTCTGGTGCGGACTACCGAACCGAAGGTGTACACCACCAATAAGCTAAAATCTTCTTGCAATAAAACGGGAGGTGTAACACCGAAGGCCTGGGCGAACCAACCATTGCATCTGTGACATGTAATATGAATaatgggccgacaaggccactaTATGACACTAAAAAGAGCCAAATGTATCAACCTGCACGCAGAATAACCCAACAGCAAcctattcacacacacacacatcacggTCATGCCAGCTGTACAGGGGTCGACAAGGCcaagcaaaacatatatacactgaCAACTAGTCTGCAAGCCTCTAAAAGAGTAACACAATATCAACAggtcgggacaggaccccgaCATACCccaaaactatatatatacacatgcagtAGTACCTATGGACTCAAACTAGCAACTCCGAAGAAGTAGAGTGCGACACTCGACCGTTGATCACAGGTCCTACTGAGGAGGCGTGCCGGCCTGTCTATCAGTACCTGTGGGCAAGAACACAGCGCACAAAAAGgtgtcgatacgaaatatgtagGGCGGTAAGCATAAGCATAAGGAATGTAAAAAGCAAGAGAGAGGAAATCAGAAACAACCTGAAACCCTGAATAACGCCACGGTGGGCAACCATAACTATGACATGAATATAAATGCATGCAcgtaaaatcattcctcactgtggaggcttataacatatcatattatataatactccctctgtttcaacttatgtgaacctattttcttattagtccgtgaaaaaagaatgacctcttcctatatttggaaacaatttacctttatgcaatgatttataaccacacaaaatatatgtaacTTATCTAACACCGCAAGTTTAaaaattttctatatttttttaaactccgtgcccagttaaatgggttcatataaattaaaacggagggaataATAAATCCCTCTGTGGGGTGAGCTCATAGTCATATCATCTTCAtctctgcccaactgatcagtggtatgcacagctacgtgcctgcccggccgTATCTGACACGGCACGGTAATGAAAGAAATACATCTaggtgcacatctacgtgcctgcctgGCCGCCTATAGCGCGGTgcggtaatgaaaataaatacatatatataagtgcaatgcaaGACCGACCTCAGAAGGGATATCATAGAAAGAGTCGGAGTGACCTATCGTCGTTATCCTCCGACTATCATATTGTCGCTACGTGCTTCTTTCAATTCAAGAGAAAACAATTATAGATTACATGAGAAATATACTTGATATGAAGTACATATGAAGTAAGGATCAGCTCAATTAAAAGAAACATGTTCGACTTCATTTAATCGTGAATCACTTCACATTGAAGTGTTGAAGAACATCTAATTCTTATGAGAAGAATATCAAAACATACCTTAAGTATTGAAGAACACTTCAACATACAAGTCACTTCAAGACGAAGCTTTCTTCCGAAAGACAAAACAACGAGAAATCGACGATTCTATGATTGTGACGTGATTCCTTATGTTGTAATCACTTGATTTGCCTTTGAATTTAATTGTGATTGATGGAGAATCAATTGAGAGAATAAAGTAGCTGTTCTAGGgtttaacttgaagaaaatGAGGGCCTAAAACGTTTTGGGACTCTTTTTATATCACTTAAGTTGGGCAGCCACCGACTTGGGCTCACTGTCCCGCGGCAGTTTGCAGCCTTGGACGGAAATGCGAATTTCTCTCTACTGGGACATCGTATCGACCAACGGTTAAATGCGATGGAAATTAGACTCGCAGACCTTCGATTTGATAGGTGGATCACCCTGTAACTCCAAGTAGATTGAGAGAAAAACTCTTCGACATCTGAAacaaatttcagtgaaatttacaaacgTAACTTGCGACAAcctttgtcgactttcgtatcacaactcgtttgacttcaaCACTTAACATACGACTATCATGATATTTAAATACCTCAAAACATTACCTTTTTAGCATGTTAGCCACCTTACGATACGATAATGCACGAAAACATGAGGTGTagcatccttccccccttaagaacattcatccttgAATGTTGAGGGATATCTCAACTCTCAGGATTTctaaaaattttgacagagtttcctctgtaaacAGGACTATTCAAAACCTGTCAAGTAGTTCAAACCAATATCCAaagccacacagggccacataacaacataacaatggCAATTTGGCCTCACACAACCATCTAAGTATGCAGAAATCAAGATAAGTTAGCCATAACTCACCTCAACTGTCATCTGCCGTGGTCCGGGATGTACTCGCCGTGCCTGACTCAGCAATAGCACctaacacaacatatatatatatatatatatatatatatatatatatatatatatatatatagcttgaGAAATAGAAATGAGAAAGGAAGTATTGTATTGCAGGGATGTCAATGTAAACCTGAAGATTGGAACAAATGAGGGTATCGGGctttcatatcttcttctgccTCTCACGTCATCtcttctatattattattcCGTCACAATACTTTAACCGAAGCTACTCTTTAGTTCGCAATTTACGAACTTGACGATCTAGGATGGTGACAAGAACTTCCTTGTACGACAAGTCCTTAGTAACTTGAATATCCTCAATAGGGGTGATACGAGAAGGATCGCCTAAGCAT
This portion of the Lycium ferocissimum isolate CSIRO_LF1 chromosome 1, AGI_CSIRO_Lferr_CH_V1, whole genome shotgun sequence genome encodes:
- the LOC132067240 gene encoding LEAF RUST 10 DISEASE-RESISTANCE LOCUS RECEPTOR-LIKE PROTEIN KINASE-like 2.5 → NLQSLFMAEKSVSVLFIAILFFTLADGTLSMYLNSSACITQSCGNGVKISYPFWIPDKQPSHCGLPAFNVTCNKLKPSLHISGEEFIIKEVFYTNHSILLAKADVIDEDNRCPVPRHNFSIRGTPFSSGPNTKDLFFFYDCTQRYARETYALDCASNTSQYSFAVYKADLLKYYNYSVESCQDPVNALVEVDSLDRLLKMNYRQVLLGGFFLQWDGTNCRDCQNSGGHCGAQSNEFMCICKDQTQPKTCLHGSKRIGLKVAIALSAVGAALAVTCCLMCCLRIRKTKKTSTRKHNVEVLLRQYGSLAPTAYSYSDIKKMTNSFKEKLGEGGYGGVYKGNLNGHPVAVKILKETKGNGEEFINEVASIGQTSHVNVVNLLGFCLNSREKALIYEFMPNGSLDKHIYNEDSNMEWEMLYKIALGVARGLEYLHRGCNSRILHFDIKPHNILLDEDFCPKISDFGLAKFCTRKESIMSTMEARGTIGYIAPEVFSRNFGGVSHKSDVYSYGMMVLEMVGGRKNYNDERSHNSEIYFPRWAYQRILLDEDLNIRDMMTNEEEEIAKKMILVGLWCIQTDPLQRPAIDKVIEMLESSLETLQIPPKPFIGSPSRSEGSPLNTLEQPAKPFRFSTLSTTLESTASTIV